A single Phoenix dactylifera cultivar Barhee BC4 chromosome 1, palm_55x_up_171113_PBpolish2nd_filt_p, whole genome shotgun sequence DNA region contains:
- the LOC103699427 gene encoding uncharacterized protein LOC103699427 isoform X1 has protein sequence MDPGVVSSSSQFPLKPFKLGLGFQNFTTPSPSPCYPAFRSRFSLGWKLRSGSLELRGKPRALGRAVVASPRACGGKSLSPWDDKPYELLPTGRRAYLDEQDVVSFLDSPKELIPIDPASYNPAAYLWKKIGDIPEERRHRLIYTLKARHISRIWELAGQRYHDAKLAKQTASTLFSLEADSIMIEVWSGRTSKGPLPFAWLNDFNKVIFRAKDGGTYGRIIVGGSFPFGLANLYNPLYFRVRQVTEVMPTEQPCDVAYEFGDGLFDPQNFPKGFPKAAKHPWPFNDHLVVYVRHAGPGVLVGQAWQEGKDLEQVPQKFCGEILMLKDYTASG, from the exons ATGGATCCCGGAGTCGTATCCTCCTCCTCCCAATTCCCCCTGAAACCCTTCAAATTAGGATTAGGGTTCCAAAATTTCACGACGCCGTCTCCTTCCCCTTGCTATCCCGCCTTTCGTTCGAGGTTTTCTCTCGGTTGGAAGCTTCGGAGCGGCTCCCTCGAGCTCCGAGGGAAGCCGAGGGCGCTCGGGCGAGCGGTCGTGGCGTCGCCGAGGGCGTGCGGAGGGAAAAGCCTGTCGCCGTGGGATGACAAGCCCTACGAACTGCTTCCAACTGGACGGAGAGCTTATCTCGATGAGCAAGACGTAGTGAGCTTCCTCGATTCTCCCAAGGAGCTCATCCCCATCGACCCAGCTTCCTACAACCCTGCCGCCTATCTCTG GAAGAAAATTGGAGATATTCCAGAAGAAAGGCGGCATCGGTTGATTTATACGCTGAAAGCTAG GCATATATCTAGGATTTGGGAACTAGCTGGGCAACGCTACCACGATGCTAAGCTGGCCAAGCAAACAGCATCTACATTGTTCTCTCTGGAAGCAGATTCAATAATGATTGAAGTTTGGAGTGGACGAACAAGCAAAG GGCCTTTGCCATTTGCTTGGCTTAATGACTTCAATAAG GTTATTTTTCGGGCCAAGGATGGGGGCACCTATGGACGTATAATCGTTG GTGGATCATTTCCATTCGGTTTAGCAAATCTTTATAATCCACTCTACTTCAGAGTGAGACAGGTGACAGAGGTTATGCCGACAGAACAACCTTGTGATGTGGCATATGAGTTTGGTGATGGGCTTTTTGACCCCCAGAACTTTCCCAAAGGCTTCCCAAAAGCAG CAAAACACCCTTGGCCATTCAATGATCATTTGGTTGTTTATGTACGTCATGCTGGACCGGGGGTTTTGGTAGGGCAAGCATGGCAAGAAGGGAAAGACCTGGAGCAAGTGCCTCAAAAGTTCTGTGGTGAGATACTGATGCTGAAAGATTATACAGCTAGTGGCTAG
- the LOC103699427 gene encoding uncharacterized protein LOC103699427 isoform X2: MDPGVVSSSSQFPLKPFKLGLGFQNFTTPSPSPCYPAFRSRFSLGWKLRSGSLELRGKPRALGRAVVASPRACGGKSLSPWDDKPYELLPTGRRAYLDEQDVVSFLDSPKELIPIDPASYNPAAYLWKKIGDIPEERRHRLIYTLKARHISRIWELAGQRYHDAKLAKQTASTLFSLEADSIMIEVWSGRTSKGPLPFAWLNDFNKVIFRAKDGGTYGRIIVGGSFPFGLANLYNPLYFRVRQVTEVMPTEQPCDVAYEFGDGLFDPQNFPKGFPKAGQAWQEGKDLEQVPQKFCGEILMLKDYTASG, translated from the exons ATGGATCCCGGAGTCGTATCCTCCTCCTCCCAATTCCCCCTGAAACCCTTCAAATTAGGATTAGGGTTCCAAAATTTCACGACGCCGTCTCCTTCCCCTTGCTATCCCGCCTTTCGTTCGAGGTTTTCTCTCGGTTGGAAGCTTCGGAGCGGCTCCCTCGAGCTCCGAGGGAAGCCGAGGGCGCTCGGGCGAGCGGTCGTGGCGTCGCCGAGGGCGTGCGGAGGGAAAAGCCTGTCGCCGTGGGATGACAAGCCCTACGAACTGCTTCCAACTGGACGGAGAGCTTATCTCGATGAGCAAGACGTAGTGAGCTTCCTCGATTCTCCCAAGGAGCTCATCCCCATCGACCCAGCTTCCTACAACCCTGCCGCCTATCTCTG GAAGAAAATTGGAGATATTCCAGAAGAAAGGCGGCATCGGTTGATTTATACGCTGAAAGCTAG GCATATATCTAGGATTTGGGAACTAGCTGGGCAACGCTACCACGATGCTAAGCTGGCCAAGCAAACAGCATCTACATTGTTCTCTCTGGAAGCAGATTCAATAATGATTGAAGTTTGGAGTGGACGAACAAGCAAAG GGCCTTTGCCATTTGCTTGGCTTAATGACTTCAATAAG GTTATTTTTCGGGCCAAGGATGGGGGCACCTATGGACGTATAATCGTTG GTGGATCATTTCCATTCGGTTTAGCAAATCTTTATAATCCACTCTACTTCAGAGTGAGACAGGTGACAGAGGTTATGCCGACAGAACAACCTTGTGATGTGGCATATGAGTTTGGTGATGGGCTTTTTGACCCCCAGAACTTTCCCAAAGGCTTCCCAAAAGCAG GGCAAGCATGGCAAGAAGGGAAAGACCTGGAGCAAGTGCCTCAAAAGTTCTGTGGTGAGATACTGATGCTGAAAGATTATACAGCTAGTGGCTAG
- the LOC103699445 gene encoding uncharacterized protein LOC103699445 isoform X1, which yields MMMASSSSFWPSACPPVSSAAASSSILPIKPLLSSPRTSFSWSLQNRHLDNTILQRSDRQAVLVFANVNAPQRKGSSSNEVMMVDPLEAKRLAAKQMQEIQAKEKHKRRRQAEAINGAWAMIGLTAGLVVEGHTGKGILDQLAGYFSAIISFFIR from the exons ATGATGATGGCTTCCTCGTCGTCATTCTGGCCGTCTGCTTGCCCACCggtctcctccgccgccgcctcctcctccatccTCCCCATTAAACCCCTCTTGTCTTCTCCCCGAACAAGCTTCAG TTGGAGCTTGCAAAACAGGCATCTGGATAATACTATTCTTCAGAGAAGTGATAGGCAGGCGGTCCTGGTTTTTGCAAATGTAAAT GCACCTCAAAGAAAGGGAAGCTCAAGTAATGAGGTTATGATGGTTGATCCTTTAGAGGCCAAGCGATTAGCTGCCAAACAGATGCAAGAGATTCAGGCTAAGGAAAAACATAAA AGACGACGTCAAGCTGAAGCTATTAATGGAGCATGGGCAATGATTGGTCTAACAGCTGGCTTGGTTGTTGAGGGTCATACTGGAAAAGGGATTCTTGATCAG CTAGCTGGATATTTCTCTGCCATAATAAGTTTCTTCATCAGATAG
- the LOC103699445 gene encoding uncharacterized protein LOC103699445 isoform X2, with the protein MMMASSSSFWPSACPPVSSAAASSSILPIKPLLSSPRTSFSWSLQNRHLDNTILQRSDRQAVLVFANAPQRKGSSSNEVMMVDPLEAKRLAAKQMQEIQAKEKHKRRRQAEAINGAWAMIGLTAGLVVEGHTGKGILDQLAGYFSAIISFFIR; encoded by the exons ATGATGATGGCTTCCTCGTCGTCATTCTGGCCGTCTGCTTGCCCACCggtctcctccgccgccgcctcctcctccatccTCCCCATTAAACCCCTCTTGTCTTCTCCCCGAACAAGCTTCAG TTGGAGCTTGCAAAACAGGCATCTGGATAATACTATTCTTCAGAGAAGTGATAGGCAGGCGGTCCTGGTTTTTGCAAAT GCACCTCAAAGAAAGGGAAGCTCAAGTAATGAGGTTATGATGGTTGATCCTTTAGAGGCCAAGCGATTAGCTGCCAAACAGATGCAAGAGATTCAGGCTAAGGAAAAACATAAA AGACGACGTCAAGCTGAAGCTATTAATGGAGCATGGGCAATGATTGGTCTAACAGCTGGCTTGGTTGTTGAGGGTCATACTGGAAAAGGGATTCTTGATCAG CTAGCTGGATATTTCTCTGCCATAATAAGTTTCTTCATCAGATAG
- the LOC120104031 gene encoding uncharacterized protein LOC120104031, with protein sequence MPDSPMENNNKLVMTSLEPSPGLGVIGILRKASTISLRNGRLTVSLILLMLLPFLLSLGFHLALDTIKADLSSKISLLPKDLNSPEAQKIVKEISEDMRKLLGVTLVFALAGSLISLFSLTTTVSSSAMLYVGKHFTLKDLFQRVKITWTGPLITGFFIALISIAYFLATLLLIGVVTILARDGVLFNVLVALIVLLAIIFC encoded by the coding sequence ATGCCTGATTCCCCCATGGAGAACAACAATAAGCTCGTAATGACTAGCTTAGAACCATCTCCTGGGTTGGGTGTCATTGGAATTCTGAGGAAAGCCTCAACCATCTCTTTACGAAATGGGAGGCTTACGGTCTCTCTCATACTCCTCATGCTCCTGCCGTTTCTCCTCTCATTAGGCTTTCATCTAGCCTTGGATACTATTAAGGCAGATTTGTCATCCAAGATTTCCCTCCTACCTAAAGATCTCAATAGCCCAGAAGCCCAAAAAATCGTGAAGGAAATATCTGAAGATATGCGAAAGCTCCTAGGAGTGACACTGGTCTTTGCACTTGCAGGCAGCTTAATCTCATTGTTTTCACTGACAACCACAGTCTCCTCATCAGCGATGCTGTATGTGGGGAAGCATTTCACTCTCAAAGACTTGTTTCAAAGGGTCAAGATAACATGGACAGGGCCCTTGATCACCGGGTTCTTCATCGCTCTCATCTCCATTGCTTACTTCCTTGCCACCCTTCTCTTGATTGGTGTGGTGACAATACTTGCTAGGGATGGTGTTCTCTTCAATGTGCTAGTTGCACTAATAGTCCTTCTAGCAATCATATTCTGTTGA
- the LOC103699457 gene encoding uncharacterized protein LOC103699457 isoform X1, with translation MAVAKDSSAGMDSSKQLGVMGILREAMYIPVRNKKLMLPVMLVAFLPSSLLSVDNYISIYPLLLNFIINLYLLSIKEPSTPQFYNLLLQIKEDAEVFVHVDIIFRVASYMVSFSSMMIIVYFSAMIYSGKQLTPKDLFQRIKGTWKRPLVTRIYFTLLFVGYTVTSVSLIAMLMLNARGSMVLIVLGALLALLARLFYVYLGMVWMVGLVISVLEDDCYGLQALDKAGHLVKGRRAQGFLIAVILLMVDGVLNGGYGFGILKVQSEQVTHQATGLIVLNILLLLKMFSQVVYTVFYYECHKSHGREIKVSGDFTYTRVSFTPSDGEVLP, from the coding sequence ATGGCAGTGGCCAAAGATTCATCAGCTGGCATGGATTCATCCAAGCAATTAGGTGTCATGGGAATACTCAGAGAAGCCATGTACATCCCTGTTAGAAACAAGAAGCTCATGCTCCCTGTCATGCTAGTAGCCTTTCTTCCAAGCTCTCTCCTCTCAGTGGATAACTATATTTCCATCTATCCATTACTCTTAAACTTCATCATCAACCTATATCTCCTTAGTATCAAGGAACCAAGCACCCCGCAGTTCTACAATTTACTCCTCCAAATTAAGGAGGATGCAGAGGTTTTTGTGCATGTTGATATAATCTTCCGAGTAGCTTCGTACATGGTATCCTTCTCCTCCATGATGATCATTGTCTATTTCTCCGCCATGATTTACTCCGGGAAGCAACTGACACCCAAGGATTTATTCCAAAGGATCAAAGGAACATGGAAGCGTCCTTTGGTGACACGCATCTACTTCACCCTCTTATTTGTTGGTTACACAGTAACGTCGGTGTCCCTGATAGCTATGCTGATGCTGAATGCTCGTGGATCGATGGTTTTGATCGTGCTCGGTGCTTTGCTGGCCCTCCTGGCACGGCTCTTTTATGTCTATCTGGGTATGGTATGGATGGTGGGGTTGGTGATCTCGGTATTGGAAGACGACTGCTATGGTTTGCAGGCATTGGATAAGGCAGGACATCTTGTGAAGGGAAGGAGGGCACAGGGGTTTCTCATTGCTGTCATCTTGTTAATGGTGGATGGTGTTCTCAATGGAGGTTATGGCTTTGGGATCCTCAAGGTTCAATCCGAGCAGGTGACTCACCAGGCCACCGGATTAATTGTGCTCAATATACTCTTGCTGTTGAAGATGTTCTCCCAGGTGGTGTACACAGTTTTCTACTATGAGTGCCATAAGAGTCATGGAAGGGAGATAAAGGTATCAGGTGACTTCACCTACACAAGGGTGTCTTTTACTCCCAGTGATGGTGAAGTCCTTCCCTAA